The following are from one region of the Betta splendens chromosome 15, fBetSpl5.4, whole genome shotgun sequence genome:
- the nt5c2a gene encoding 5'-nucleotidase, cytosolic IIa isoform X3 — MNEVVKVFLATNSDYKYTEKIMTYLFDFPHGPKPGSPHRPWQSYFDLILVDARKPVFFGEGTVLRQVDTTTGRLKIGTYTGPLQYGIVYSGGSSDIVCDLLGAKGKDIIYIGDHIFGDILKSKKRQGWRTFLVIPELAQELHVWTDKSSIFEELQSLDCFLAELYKHLDSSSNERPDISSLQRRIKKVTHDMDMCYGMMGSLFRSGSRQTLFASQVMRYADLYAASFINLLYYPFSYLFRAAHVLMPHESTVEHTHMSLIDTESPLATRNRHDVDFREMECKRHQLTRSISEIQPPHFFPQTPQEITHCHDADDDEEEDEE; from the exons ATGAATGAAGTAGTTAAAGTGTTTCTGGCCACCAACAGTGACTATAAGTACACAGAG AAAATTATGACCTACCTGTTTGACTTTCCTCACGGGCCGAAG CCGGGCTCACCGCACCGGCCCTGGCAGTCCTACTTTGACCTGATCCTGGTGGATGCGCGGAAGCCTGTCTTCTTTGGAGAGGGAACAGTGCTGCGGCAGGTCGACACt ACCACAGGTCGTCTGAAGATCGGGACCTATACTGGACCTCTCCAATACGGTATTGTTTATTCCGGAG GTTCTTCAGACATTGTGTGTGACTTGCTGGGAGCTAAAGGAAAAGATATCATCTACATTGGGGACCACATTTTTGGTGACATTCTGAAATCGAAGAAGCGCCAAGGCTGGAGGACATTTCTGGTGATTCCTGAACTGGCCCAGGAGCTGCATGTGTGGACCGATAAAAGCT CCATATTTGAGGAACTCCAGTCTCTGGACTGCTTTTTGGCAGAACTTTACAA GCatctggacagcagcagcaatgagAGGCCAGACATCAGCTCCCTGCAGAGAAGGATAAAG AAGGTGACCCATGACATGGACATGTGCTATGGCATGATGGGAAGTCTGTTCCGTAGTGGCTCCCGTCAGACTCTCTTCGCCTCCCAAGTGATGCGCTACGCTGACCTGTACGCGGCCTCCTTCATCAACCTGCTCTATTACCCCTTCAGCTACCTGTTCAGAGCTGCACACGTGCTG ATGCCTCACGAGTCGACGGTGGAGCACACTCACATGAGCCTCATTGACACAGAGTCTCCGCTAGCTACGAGGAATCGCCACGATGTCGACTTCAGGGAGATGGAGTGCAAGAGGCACCAGCTGACTCGTTCTATCAGTGAGATCCAGCCCCCACATTTCTTCCCCCAGACGCCACAGGAGATCACGCATTGCCATGATGCGgacgatgatgaagaggaggacgaggagtaG